Proteins encoded in a region of the Spiroplasma endosymbiont of Amphimallon solstitiale genome:
- a CDS encoding transposase, translated as MQCPDCSSFLCTKYGSKDYKQRYKCKSCNITFHAFKNHYFYWSHLSHDQWDLLIQIATLGQSAYIISQFINTTNKTAWFNRQKFMKSTQLVKTQNQFVKLKARIEVDETFIKEIHKRNFKDPNDPRKQWIEENAKDLNCCIQMAIDENRNIYAQTTNTKRLNKKWVQENLTSKLIEENSIIVCDMQVLYDTVAKQTKSTIQQFKSKENKELNYKKLSNFSKIQSSLKEFITHYHGIGFTNIQNYLNLWKWKYQHYGLTPYQKSNVLYFSL; from the coding sequence ATTCAATGTCCAGATTGTAGTTCTTTTTTGTGTACTAAATATGGTAGTAAAGATTATAAGCAAAGATATAAATGTAAAAGTTGTAATATTACTTTTCATGCTTTTAAAAATCATTATTTTTATTGAAGTCATTTATCTCATGATCAATGAGATTTATTGATACAAATAGCTACTTTAGGTCAATCTGCTTACATTATTTCTCAATTTATTAATACTACAAATAAAACTGCCTGATTTAATCGTCAAAAATTTATGAAATCAACACAATTAGTAAAAACACAAAATCAATTTGTAAAATTAAAAGCTAGAATTGAAGTTGACGAAACTTTTATCAAAGAAATTCATAAAAGAAACTTTAAAGATCCAAATGATCCAAGAAAACAATGAATTGAAGAAAATGCTAAAGATTTAAATTGTTGTATTCAAATGGCAATTGATGAAAACCGAAATATCTATGCTCAAACAACAAATACTAAAAGATTAAATAAAAAATGAGTACAAGAAAACTTAACATCGAAACTTATCGAAGAAAATTCAATTATAGTTTGTGATATGCAAGTATTATATGATACAGTAGCTAAACAAACTAAATCCACTATCCAGCAGTTTAAATCAAAAGAAAATAAAGAATTAAATTATAAAAAATTAAGTAATTTCAGTAAAATACAATCAAGTTTAAAAGAATTTATTACTCATTACCATGGCATTGGATTTACCAATATTCAAAATTACCTCAATTTATGGAAATGAAAATATCAACACTACGGATTAACCCCTTATCAAAAATCCAATGTGTTATATTTCAGTTTGTAA
- a CDS encoding AEC family transporter yields the protein MIFNEERDIKKDWEAVLIKIVMVVGLPSLAFDGFMTNTTTEQVKTQVAILLVGFLFYMILGIVAKYFYIKYDKDIQDTLAMCTVFASTTFFGIPVVTALFDNGAATLPANIFNIPYRIFLYSLGFIVMSKPIKTAVVTKGQIGADFIVDAKLNTDGYAQIKSEMKVIKRENFFNYVEK from the coding sequence TTGATTTTTAACGAAGAGAGGGACATTAAAAAAGACTGAGAAGCAGTTTTAATTAAAATTGTTATGGTTGTTGGTTTACCATCTTTAGCTTTTGATGGTTTTATGACAAATACAACAACAGAGCAAGTTAAAACGCAAGTTGCAATTTTACTAGTTGGTTTTTTATTCTATATGATACTGGGAATAGTTGCTAAATATTTTTATATTAAATATGATAAGGATATTCAAGATACATTAGCAATGTGTACTGTATTTGCTTCAACAACATTTTTTGGAATTCCTGTAGTAACAGCACTATTTGATAATGGAGCTGCCACCTTACCGGCTAATATTTTTAATATTCCATATCGAATATTTTTATATTCATTAGGGTTTATTGTAATGAGCAAACCTATTAAAACAGCAGTAGTAACAAAAGGACAAATTGGTGCTGATTTTATTGTTGATGCAAAACTAAATACTGATGGATATGCACAAATTAAATCAGAAATGAAAGTAATAAAAAGAGAAAATTTTTTTAATTATGTAGAAAAGTAG